The following proteins come from a genomic window of candidate division TA06 bacterium:
- a CDS encoding hydrogenase iron-sulfur subunit, translated as MGVERKIGWEPRIVAFTCDWGPCSAGELAGVKGIEYPTNVSIISLPCSCRLTPAILLGAFRTGVDGVLFTGCQMGDCHYVSGNEEAKKVYETTCRLMKALGLDPKRLKQEWVSAEEGERFARLMAEFTEEIRSLGHNPIRVAGVRA; from the coding sequence ATGGGGGTTGAGAGGAAAATTGGTTGGGAGCCGAGAATAGTTGCTTTTACATGCGACTGGGGCCCATGTTCGGCAGGTGAACTTGCAGGGGTTAAGGGAATTGAGTACCCTACGAACGTGAGCATAATAAGCTTGCCCTGCTCTTGCAGGCTCACCCCTGCGATACTACTCGGGGCTTTTCGAACTGGAGTTGATGGCGTGCTTTTTACGGGTTGCCAGATGGGCGATTGCCACTACGTCTCCGGCAACGAGGAAGCAAAGAAGGTTTATGAGACTACCTGTAGGCTTATGAAAGCTCTGGGGCTCGATCCAAAAAGGTTGAAGCAGGAGTGGGTATCTGCCGAGGAAGGGGAGAGGTTCGCCAGACTGATGGCCGAGTTCACGGAAGAAATCAGGAGCCTGGGTCACAACCCCATAAGGGTGGCAGGAGTAAGAGCCTAA
- a CDS encoding (Fe-S)-binding protein, protein MNVEQIVKDTKTQLCYDCTVCTGSCPVARTRPQFSPRLTVRRTILGKEKAVIADPELWSCLTCGTCSSRCPQEVDFIGFIRRMRTEAIKNANEAIPSHDGLMQIMAEIQSSAIAQSKHFWVEEGLRTRKQGADLLYAGCLPFYGIVFEEYGLDLLKILNDAVKVLNMMGIEPALSEEERCCGHDQFWRGEFGKFKRLGELNIEAFKKCGAERVIFLCPEGYEIVKKEYPKHFGELPFKPVHITEVIEENLDSFSFKEMEKKITYHDSCRMGRFLGLYDTPRKIISSIPKLELVEMDRNRANSVCCGTSGWINCFNCSKQIQTERLNQARGTGADLLVTSCPKCQIHFRCAMRGGSPEIEMMDIVSLVASALQ, encoded by the coding sequence ATGAACGTCGAACAGATAGTCAAGGATACAAAGACCCAACTCTGTTACGACTGCACAGTGTGTACTGGAAGTTGTCCTGTGGCCAGGACGAGGCCCCAATTTTCTCCCCGTCTCACTGTGAGGCGAACCATCTTGGGAAAAGAGAAAGCCGTCATCGCTGATCCAGAACTATGGTCGTGTCTTACGTGCGGGACCTGTTCCAGCAGATGTCCGCAGGAGGTTGATTTCATAGGCTTCATCAGGAGAATGAGAACTGAAGCCATAAAAAACGCAAACGAGGCGATTCCATCCCACGACGGCCTCATGCAGATTATGGCTGAGATACAATCGAGCGCCATCGCCCAGTCAAAACATTTCTGGGTGGAAGAAGGCTTGAGAACCAGGAAACAGGGTGCCGACCTGCTCTACGCCGGTTGCTTGCCTTTCTACGGGATAGTCTTTGAGGAGTATGGCCTCGATCTTCTGAAGATTCTGAATGATGCGGTAAAGGTGCTGAACATGATGGGCATAGAACCGGCCCTGAGTGAGGAGGAGAGATGTTGCGGCCACGACCAGTTCTGGAGGGGGGAATTCGGCAAGTTCAAGCGTCTGGGTGAATTGAATATCGAAGCATTCAAGAAGTGCGGAGCAGAAAGGGTCATATTTCTGTGCCCGGAAGGATATGAAATAGTGAAAAAGGAATACCCGAAGCACTTCGGCGAACTGCCGTTCAAACCAGTTCACATAACGGAAGTAATAGAAGAGAACTTGGATTCCTTTTCCTTCAAAGAGATGGAAAAGAAGATTACTTACCACGACTCGTGCAGAATGGGCAGGTTTCTTGGACTCTATGATACTCCCAGAAAGATAATATCTTCGATACCGAAGTTGGAGCTTGTGGAGATGGACAGGAACAGAGCCAATTCTGTTTGTTGCGGAACGTCAGGTTGGATCAACTGCTTCAACTGCTCCAAACAGATTCAGACTGAAAGGTTGAATCAGGCAAGGGGGACTGGCGCGGATCTGCTGGTGACCAGTTGCCCGAAGTGTCAGATACACTTCAGATGTGCAATGAGAGGTGGGTCACCTGAGATAGAGATGATGGACATTGTCTCTCTGGTCGCCTCTGCGCTCCAATAG
- a CDS encoding FAD-dependent oxidoreductase, translating into MVKEALIVGGGVAGIQASLDLAGMGVKVHIAEKTPSIGGKMAQLDKTFPTNDCSI; encoded by the coding sequence TTGGTCAAAGAAGCTCTCATAGTTGGTGGTGGAGTAGCCGGGATACAGGCATCTCTTGACCTGGCTGGCATGGGGGTGAAGGTCCACATCGCCGAAAAGACTCCGAGTATCGGGGGAAAAATGGCACAGCTTGACAAGACCTTCCCTACCAACGACTGCTCCATATGA